In one window of Episyrphus balteatus chromosome 3, idEpiBalt1.1, whole genome shotgun sequence DNA:
- the LOC129916260 gene encoding UDP-glycosyltransferase UGT5-like, which produces MKSIKLFWGTVLLFIAIIGGANTYKILGIFPSMLKSHFFIGSSLMKGLAEKGHQVTVISPFPQKKPLNNYHDVVTSKVLDIFKDRSNNTVNMRDNTFIDSIKEVYGLGMVITNSTLSEPSVQKLLASDEKFDAVICEVFVNDALFGIAEHFNAPLIGLSTFGAYLWNTELVGSPSPPSYIPSELLPFGQHMSLSERIQNLIYKSIEYYFYNFDFLPIQENLFNRYFPNSKLGLDKIRKNTALILLNSHVSLGQSRPYVPNMIEVGGIHINQSQKTELPDGIKKFLDDAKDGAIYFSMGSGMKSSSMSIEIREAILGTFKSLKQRVLWKFEDTNLPGKSENVMIKDWFPQQEVLAHPNVKIFITHGGLLSTFETIYVGKPIIGIPMFADQFMNTARSAAEGYGIALDYTKLNKKVFTEAINEMLNNPKYTKKAKEVSQLYRDKPLQPMELATYWVEFIAKHKGAPHLHNAGQDLSFIQYHNVDALSILIGGILLIVLLVIFVLYKLIKTLIGRKDSKVKEKAN; this is translated from the exons ATGAAaagtataaaattattttggggTACCGTTTTGCTATTTATAGCAATAATTGGTGGAGCAAACACTTATAAAATTCTTGGAATATTTCCTTCAATGTTGAAATCTCATTTTTTCATCGGAAGCTCTTTAATGAAAGGACTAGCTGAGAAAGGACATCAAGTTACAGTTATTTCTCCATTTCCACAAAAGAAACCACTGAACAATTATCACGATGTTGTAACGTCCAAAGTTTTGGacatttttaaag atcgATCGAACAATACAGTTAATATGCGAGATAATACTTTCATTGACTCTATTAAAGAAGTGTATGGCCTTGGAATGGTTATAACAAATAGCACTTTATCTGAACCATCCGTACAAAAATTGCTAGCAtccgatgaaaaatttgacgcTGTCATATGCGAGGTTTTTGTAAACGATGCTCTCTTTGGCATTGCTGAACACTTCAATGCACCTTTAATTGGCTTGAGTACATTCGGTGCTTATCTATGGAATACCGAACTGGTTGGATCGCCATCTCCTCCGTCATATATACCAAGTGAACTTCTTCCATTTGGCCAACACATGTCTCTGTCAGAACGTATTCAGAACCTCATTTACAAATCAATCGAAtactatttttataatttcgaTTTTCTGCCAATTCAAGAAAATCTTTTCAATAGATATTTTCCAAATTCTAAATTGGGTTTGGataaaatacgaaaaaatacagCATTGATTTTGTTGAATTCACATGTGTCGTTGGGTCAATCAAGGCCATATGTGCCGAATATGATAGAAGTTGGAGGAATTCATATCAATCAAAGCCAAAAGACAGAACTTCctgatggaataaaaaagttCTTGGACGATGCAAAAGATGGAGCTATTTACTTTTCGATGGGATCAGGAATGAAAAGCTCTTCGATGTCGATTGAAATACGAGAAGCTATCCTTGGAACATTCAAATCACTTAAGCAACGCGTATTATGGAAGTTTGAAGACACAAATTTGCCTGGAAAAAGTGAAAATGTAATGATCAAAGATTGGTTCCCTCAACAGGAAGTTCTGGCTCATCCAAATGTTAAGATTTTCATTACCCACGGGGGTTTGCTGAGCACATTCGAAACGATCTATGTTGGAAAACCAATTATTGGAATACCCATGTTTGCTGATCAGTTCATGAATACGGCACGTTCGGCTGCTGAAGGATATGGCATTGCTTTGGATTATACAAAGCTCAATAAAAAAGTCTTTACAGAGGCAATTAATGAAATGTTAAACAATCCAAAGTACACAAAGAAGGCGAAAGAAGTTTCGCAATTGTATCGTGATAAGCCATTGCAACCAATGGAATTGGCTACATATTGGGTGGAATTTATTGCCAAGCATAAGGGTGCCCCACATCTTCACAATGCCGGACAAGATCTGAGTTTTATTCAGTATCATAACGTAGATGCTCTTTCGATATTAATTGGTGGTATTTTATTGATTGTATTGTTAGTAATTTTCGTTTTATATAAGTTGATCAAGACTTTGATCGGAAGGAAAGATAGCAAAGTAAAGGAGAAggcgaattaa